A window from Abditibacteriaceae bacterium encodes these proteins:
- a CDS encoding helix-turn-helix transcriptional regulator has product MRFSHIHLRLTKSPRYGWFIIESVYQREYQILLLHLRETRRKAGLTQEDVAARVRWERTVITKIESGVRRIDAIELRAYVNALGYDFEAFVHDLEIAIRLTKNATP; this is encoded by the coding sequence GTGCGATTTTCGCACATTCATTTGCGACTGACAAAATCACCCCGTTACGGGTGGTTCATCATCGAGTCCGTTTATCAGCGCGAATACCAAATTCTCCTTCTCCATCTCCGTGAAACCCGGCGTAAGGCCGGACTGACACAGGAAGATGTGGCAGCGCGCGTCCGTTGGGAGCGCACGGTCATCACCAAAATCGAGAGTGGAGTCCGGCGCATTGATGCGATTGAACTTCGCGCCTACGTCAATGCCCTCGGCTATGACTTTGAAGCGTTCGTCCACGATCTAGAGATCGCGATTCGCCTCACAAAAAATGCGACCCCATGA
- a CDS encoding winged helix-turn-helix domain-containing protein yields MDKEQEMNNEDEIKRVEESIHRRTMLIGSHVPVGDRIAAFMALSETIKTNPVLAQEFAALREEHRELERLKGIKEWEPDLIMDNFDDFDEMDLMFMDPEDLERWKNSPMSHAGRFRHPDGEQSSAEDFEDHWFGEKKTYAQRRAVLTALVEKGGTASDKEIVERYEQLMRSSLEPEDYVPVRTNEKEPAWEARCRYTRKDLQILGWMEDDAPSKVWVITPEGRERLLMNDLKAPVKPSL; encoded by the coding sequence ATGGACAAAGAACAAGAAATGAACAACGAAGACGAAATCAAACGGGTGGAGGAGTCGATCCACCGTCGCACCATGCTGATCGGGAGCCACGTTCCCGTTGGTGACCGTATCGCTGCCTTTATGGCGCTTTCCGAGACGATCAAGACGAATCCGGTCTTGGCGCAGGAGTTCGCAGCGCTGCGCGAGGAACACCGCGAACTGGAGAGATTGAAAGGAATCAAGGAATGGGAGCCAGATTTAATTATGGATAATTTTGACGATTTTGATGAGATGGACCTGATGTTTATGGACCCCGAAGATCTGGAGCGTTGGAAGAACAGTCCGATGTCCCATGCAGGGCGTTTCCGCCATCCAGACGGAGAGCAAAGTTCTGCAGAGGACTTTGAGGATCACTGGTTTGGTGAAAAGAAAACGTATGCCCAGCGACGTGCTGTGCTGACAGCGCTTGTCGAGAAGGGTGGAACTGCTTCCGATAAAGAGATCGTTGAACGCTACGAGCAACTGATGCGCAGTTCTCTCGAGCCAGAAGATTATGTTCCGGTTCGCACCAACGAGAAAGAACCGGCGTGGGAAGCGCGCTGCCGCTACACCCGCAAAGATCTGCAGATTCTGGGCTGGATGGAAGACGATGCCCCCAGCAAGGTGTGGGTGATTACGCCTGAAGGACGGGAGCGGCTGCTGATGAATGACCTAAAAGCCCCAGTAAAGCCATCGCTGTGA
- a CDS encoding AAA family ATPase, with translation MYIVKTDQNRKPGLIYKNDADQIKRFQALPDELKTQRQWVIWSWTWNGTRWTKPPLNPTTGKPAKTNDPSTWGTFDDALAAFQHGDGDGLGFVFNNNNYTVVDYDDKRNPETGDITEKDVADELEVLNSFTEISPTGTGFHCIMIGTKPEGRCKDSSRGREMYSHQFIALTGHVTNGRHTIEPRQEHVNFLHESWFPKTEQKSTPQSDISYPKISTKEGRLDKAFASSTGGKIRALFEGTHKQCSEDRSAADMSLANSLAFYANTSDELQTWMQQSALYRPKWDETRGSGTYLSETCAKAFRERTGEYDSSFGANHSQSLPAKVSTEASARLDRPSRLLSLEELQNMPSVQWLVDEIIPKGALGCIFGPSGEGKTFVALDLALSVSAGVKCLNRESSQGQVVYIAAEGTTGLPQRIEAWKKAHSHAILGDRFHVLPEDVQLSRPEQIQHLEKDIATLPERPALIVVDTMARCLVGQDENSAKDVGAFVAGCDALRKATGTAILIVHHTDKSGNQERGSTALRAACDTMVRIKKRGDGTIQMSCEKQKDAGPFTPETLRLLEEPLSGSCFIGLASFEIEMDPVKSVLKSVAPQAQKIFDIIQGAGDAGISYSQIGVEAAVSNSGQAKSLNALEEKGLISQNDRKRYVVAELFSDLFKHPL, from the coding sequence ATGTACATTGTCAAGACGGATCAGAACCGCAAGCCGGGTCTGATCTACAAGAACGACGCAGACCAGATCAAGCGTTTTCAGGCGCTGCCCGACGAATTGAAGACGCAACGACAATGGGTAATCTGGAGTTGGACATGGAACGGAACCCGCTGGACAAAGCCGCCGCTTAATCCTACGACCGGAAAACCGGCAAAAACTAACGACCCGTCTACATGGGGCACGTTCGATGATGCGCTTGCGGCATTCCAGCACGGTGATGGCGATGGATTGGGGTTTGTATTCAACAATAACAATTACACAGTTGTTGACTATGACGACAAACGGAATCCAGAAACCGGCGACATTACAGAGAAAGATGTCGCAGACGAACTGGAGGTCCTCAATTCATTCACCGAAATTTCGCCAACGGGAACAGGCTTCCATTGCATTATGATTGGGACCAAACCCGAGGGAAGATGCAAGGATAGTAGCCGTGGACGTGAGATGTATTCTCACCAGTTCATAGCCTTGACGGGGCATGTGACTAATGGTCGACATACGATAGAACCCCGTCAGGAACATGTCAATTTTTTGCACGAATCATGGTTTCCCAAAACCGAACAAAAGTCCACACCACAGAGCGATATCAGTTATCCAAAGATAAGCACAAAGGAAGGACGCCTCGATAAGGCGTTTGCGTCTTCCACAGGGGGGAAAATCAGGGCATTGTTTGAGGGCACGCACAAGCAATGCAGTGAGGACCGAAGTGCTGCCGACATGAGCCTAGCGAATTCTCTCGCATTCTACGCAAATACCTCTGACGAATTGCAGACTTGGATGCAACAATCTGCCCTATACCGGCCAAAATGGGACGAAACCCGCGGCTCTGGCACCTACTTGAGCGAAACTTGCGCAAAAGCGTTTCGTGAACGGACTGGTGAATATGATTCATCCTTTGGGGCGAACCATTCTCAGTCGCTACCAGCAAAGGTCTCTACCGAAGCGTCTGCTCGTCTTGACCGCCCGTCGCGGCTCCTCTCGCTCGAAGAACTCCAGAATATGCCCTCTGTCCAATGGTTAGTGGATGAAATTATCCCGAAAGGCGCGTTAGGCTGTATATTTGGCCCTAGCGGGGAAGGTAAGACATTCGTCGCTCTTGACTTGGCTTTGTCGGTTTCGGCTGGGGTGAAGTGTCTCAACCGCGAGTCAAGTCAGGGGCAGGTGGTTTACATTGCAGCCGAGGGGACTACGGGTCTTCCACAGCGCATTGAGGCATGGAAAAAAGCTCATTCCCACGCTATCTTGGGTGATAGATTTCATGTCCTGCCCGAAGATGTGCAACTCTCGCGACCAGAGCAAATACAGCATCTGGAGAAGGATATCGCTACTTTACCCGAGCGCCCAGCGCTTATAGTCGTCGACACAATGGCTCGTTGCCTCGTCGGTCAGGACGAGAACTCAGCAAAGGACGTCGGTGCTTTTGTGGCTGGCTGTGATGCGCTTCGAAAAGCGACTGGCACAGCAATCCTGATTGTTCATCACACCGATAAATCAGGAAATCAGGAGCGCGGGTCTACTGCACTGCGTGCGGCCTGTGACACCATGGTACGCATTAAGAAGCGTGGAGACGGCACGATCCAGATGTCGTGCGAGAAACAGAAAGACGCCGGGCCTTTTACACCCGAAACCCTCCGTCTTCTGGAGGAACCGCTGAGCGGCTCGTGTTTTATCGGTTTAGCAAGTTTCGAGATCGAAATGGACCCAGTCAAAAGCGTACTGAAGTCTGTCGCACCACAAGCACAAAAGATCTTCGACATCATCCAAGGGGCTGGGGACGCGGGCATTTCCTACTCACAAATTGGCGTGGAAGCCGCAGTTAGCAATTCGGGACAGGCGAAGAGTCTTAATGCACTGGAAGAAAAAGGGCTAATAAGCCAGAATGATCGAAAGCGTTATGTTGTCGCTGAGTTGTTCAGCGACCTTTTCAAGCATCCGTTGTAA
- a CDS encoding helix-turn-helix transcriptional regulator translates to MPKEMLPIQFDNYQSEILGKIVRDRRKSGRNRCHRRLTQGDLASAVGVSLPTISQVEMGVKRYVKPSFLKQLLHELDMDMEELESELNAAFQRLDMQVAKSTRATASVHNTSGNSNLSDRLSWAIRCIASDPDWPDVTNVMNESAVGPRAAFIAAYERATGRMLLTPKEAASVAPLWRGTQSSDALTTAKASKEIDEPVKITRIVKPKKERTAKAVRITYTEVKKGV, encoded by the coding sequence GTGCCAAAAGAAATGTTACCAATTCAATTTGATAATTACCAAAGCGAGATACTTGGAAAGATTGTCCGTGACCGGCGGAAAAGTGGCCGCAACCGTTGTCATCGGCGGCTTACACAAGGAGATTTGGCGAGCGCAGTTGGTGTCTCTCTCCCGACTATTTCGCAGGTAGAAATGGGAGTCAAACGTTATGTTAAACCCAGTTTTCTTAAACAACTATTACACGAATTGGATATGGATATGGAGGAACTGGAATCTGAGCTAAATGCTGCCTTTCAACGATTGGATATGCAAGTAGCTAAATCTACCCGTGCGACGGCCTCTGTCCATAATACATCGGGAAATTCTAACCTTAGTGATCGTCTTTCGTGGGCTATAAGGTGTATTGCATCTGACCCGGATTGGCCAGATGTTACAAATGTAATGAATGAATCGGCAGTTGGGCCGCGTGCGGCATTCATTGCAGCATATGAGCGTGCCACGGGACGGATGCTACTAACGCCTAAAGAAGCAGCGTCAGTGGCTCCACTATGGCGTGGAACCCAGTCGTCAGATGCTTTGACGACTGCCAAGGCGTCTAAAGAAATCGATGAGCCAGTGAAGATAACAAGGATCGTGAAACCCAAGAAAGAGAGGACCGCAAAGGCTGTGCGGATTACGTACACCGAAGTAAAAAAAGGAGTGTGA
- a CDS encoding tyrosine-type recombinase/integrase, translated as MNTIMRERPLRSSARATKLRYTPNSTTKSTDPPPENRRIRDKNLQAQPDNAVSVEIPEVPKIPLTRKSHKKPVDSLSLTELEFFINDWLLDCECRQHSVATLGWRRRATGKLLWFLQTYGHQSCGTSELRAFLSYITRGPQDGTGRWGNPRFTRPVSARTVKDYHGCLRTLFNWMVADGVLETSPMARIASPISRSDQIQPFSNEQVMALLGAARQSRESLRNEAILLLALDVGLRATELTSLRMQDIDINNRMCRVLGKGNKYRTVYFGRATAKAIWHYLRGHDRQPQDPVFCTFSCVRKPMDRNGFRLLMRRLGEVAGLQAVRCSPHTLRHTFAISFLRAGGNIWSLKEILGHTQLQQTMRYAAIAEADVEAQQRLYSPADRLLGK; from the coding sequence ATGAACACAATTATGCGCGAACGACCTCTTCGTTCCTCAGCGCGCGCTACCAAGCTGCGCTACACCCCGAATTCGACAACGAAATCGACTGATCCGCCGCCAGAAAATCGCAGAATCCGTGACAAGAATCTTCAGGCACAGCCCGATAATGCAGTTTCGGTAGAAATCCCTGAAGTGCCAAAAATCCCGCTCACTAGAAAATCGCACAAGAAGCCCGTGGATAGCCTCAGTCTCACGGAACTTGAATTTTTCATCAACGATTGGCTTCTGGACTGCGAATGTCGCCAGCACTCGGTCGCTACGCTTGGATGGCGACGAAGGGCGACGGGTAAATTGCTCTGGTTCCTCCAGACATACGGTCATCAGTCCTGTGGGACATCTGAACTGAGAGCTTTCCTTTCATACATTACACGCGGGCCTCAGGACGGGACAGGACGCTGGGGCAATCCACGATTTACCCGCCCCGTCTCTGCTCGCACTGTCAAGGATTACCACGGGTGCCTGCGGACTCTTTTCAACTGGATGGTCGCGGACGGAGTACTTGAGACTTCCCCAATGGCCCGTATAGCATCACCGATTTCGCGCTCTGACCAGATACAACCTTTTAGCAACGAACAGGTCATGGCTTTGCTGGGAGCAGCGCGGCAGTCCCGCGAGTCCTTGCGGAACGAGGCCATTCTACTTCTGGCTCTTGATGTTGGGTTACGCGCTACAGAACTCACGAGCCTGCGGATGCAAGATATCGATATCAACAACCGCATGTGTCGTGTGCTGGGAAAGGGTAACAAGTATCGAACGGTCTACTTTGGCCGAGCGACAGCAAAAGCAATCTGGCATTATTTGCGCGGGCACGACCGCCAGCCTCAAGACCCCGTATTTTGCACATTCTCATGTGTTCGTAAGCCAATGGACAGGAACGGATTCCGTCTCCTGATGCGGAGGCTCGGAGAAGTTGCCGGACTTCAGGCAGTGCGCTGTTCGCCTCACACGTTGCGCCATACGTTCGCCATCTCATTTCTGCGTGCCGGAGGAAATATCTGGAGCCTGAAAGAAATTCTCGGACATACGCAACTCCAACAAACTATGCGATATGCAGCTATTGCCGAAGCGGATGTGGAAGCTCAACAGCGATTATATAGCCCAGCGGACAGACTCTTGGGGAAATAG
- a CDS encoding aminotransferase class III-fold pyridoxal phosphate-dependent enzyme: MSQTIPAPPEVVEHLEALSANGVAVPDEHIDETPEDAAIIDAFEEHVNPSLASLLKFMGFDSVEVEARDCIVRDSQGREFLDCLGGYGTMSVGHTHPRVVQAVKNQLDKMAMSSRVLFNAPQALLAKKLAEITPGNLNCAFFCNSGAEAAEAAIKIARMKTGRTKLVSASGSYHGKTLGALSVSGREKYKSPFAPLIPNCFNVPFGDIAALETTVDSETAAILLEPIQGEAGIILPPDGYLKAAREIADRNGALLVFDEVQTGLGRTGKLWGCDWDGVAPDLMLLAKALSGGCVPIGAVVGTPETWTIWSENPLIHSTTFGGNPLACAAALETIAVIEEENLVARSLAQGEKLMARLRATQSEFPHCVKEIRGRGLMIGFEFTHEDIGGLAIAGLAQRHVLCAYSLNNPTVMRFEPPLTISDEQIEWAATAFHEAVAQTSELVEGMDLDE, from the coding sequence ATGTCGCAAACGATCCCTGCTCCCCCGGAAGTTGTGGAGCATCTGGAAGCCTTGAGCGCTAACGGAGTTGCCGTGCCCGACGAACACATCGACGAGACGCCCGAAGATGCCGCGATAATCGACGCGTTTGAAGAACACGTCAATCCGTCGCTTGCGTCGCTACTCAAATTTATGGGCTTCGATTCGGTCGAAGTTGAAGCGCGCGATTGCATTGTGCGTGATTCGCAGGGCCGAGAATTTCTCGATTGTCTGGGCGGTTATGGCACGATGAGTGTTGGGCACACGCATCCTCGTGTTGTCCAGGCGGTGAAGAACCAGCTCGATAAAATGGCGATGTCGTCTCGAGTTTTGTTCAACGCGCCTCAGGCGCTACTCGCAAAGAAGTTGGCCGAAATTACGCCGGGCAACCTCAACTGCGCGTTCTTTTGTAACAGTGGAGCCGAAGCCGCCGAAGCCGCGATTAAAATCGCGCGCATGAAAACCGGACGCACCAAGTTGGTTTCAGCCAGTGGCTCATATCACGGCAAAACCCTTGGAGCGCTTTCGGTCTCGGGACGCGAGAAATACAAGTCACCGTTCGCGCCGCTGATTCCCAATTGCTTTAACGTGCCTTTTGGCGACATAGCCGCGTTGGAGACTACGGTCGACTCCGAGACTGCTGCGATTTTGCTTGAACCAATTCAGGGCGAAGCCGGTATTATTCTGCCGCCAGATGGGTATCTCAAGGCCGCGCGCGAAATCGCCGACCGCAACGGTGCGCTTCTGGTTTTCGATGAAGTGCAAACTGGTTTAGGCCGCACCGGAAAACTGTGGGGCTGCGATTGGGACGGCGTCGCGCCCGATTTGATGCTTTTAGCCAAAGCGCTTTCCGGTGGCTGCGTCCCGATTGGCGCGGTTGTCGGCACGCCTGAAACGTGGACGATATGGAGTGAGAATCCGCTCATTCACTCGACGACATTTGGCGGCAATCCACTCGCGTGCGCCGCAGCGCTGGAAACCATCGCCGTTATCGAAGAAGAAAACCTTGTCGCGCGCAGTCTGGCGCAGGGCGAAAAGCTCATGGCGCGTTTGCGCGCAACGCAGTCGGAGTTCCCGCATTGCGTCAAAGAGATTCGTGGGCGCGGCCTGATGATCGGCTTTGAGTTCACCCATGAAGACATCGGCGGGTTGGCGATTGCTGGTCTGGCCCAGCGTCATGTGTTGTGCGCTTATTCGCTCAATAACCCGACGGTTATGCGTTTCGAGCCGCCGCTGACAATTTCCGACGAGCAAATCGAGTGGGCGGCAACAGCCTTCCATGAAGCGGTTGCACAAACGTCCGAACTCGTTGAAGGAATGGATTTAGACGAGTAA
- a CDS encoding SRPBCC family protein produces the protein MPNIKSTIEIAAPRDLVWNLAQDVTKFPDIMPDLDEVKVLAQSEQPDGARHVTSEWRGRIQKFNRKMSWTEEDIWDANAHTCRFWQIKGDFDEYRGEWAFVESGNSTRLDLDLEYRFDIPLVGALMQKVVKGLIQENADNMLKALKAESERRAANS, from the coding sequence ATGCCCAACATCAAAAGCACAATTGAAATAGCCGCGCCGCGCGATCTGGTATGGAATCTGGCGCAGGATGTCACCAAGTTTCCCGACATCATGCCCGATTTGGATGAAGTCAAAGTTTTGGCGCAAAGCGAACAGCCCGACGGCGCGCGCCATGTCACCAGCGAATGGCGTGGTCGCATTCAAAAGTTCAATCGCAAGATGAGCTGGACCGAAGAAGACATCTGGGACGCTAACGCGCACACTTGTCGCTTCTGGCAAATCAAAGGCGATTTCGACGAGTATCGCGGCGAGTGGGCGTTTGTCGAAAGCGGCAACTCGACGCGGCTCGACCTCGATTTGGAATATCGCTTTGATATTCCACTCGTCGGCGCGTTGATGCAGAAAGTCGTCAAAGGCTTGATTCAGGAAAACGCCGACAATATGCTGAAGGCGCTGAAGGCCGAATCGGAACGCCGCGCTGCGAATTCGTAA
- the melA gene encoding alpha-galactosidase, giving the protein MSLKIAMIGAGSVVFSKNLTGDILGFPEFKDATLAYMDIDAERLQVGADLCRKVAKAVGATPTIIATQDRREAVKDADFVINMVQIGGFDSTLVDFEIPRKYGLKFTIADTTGPGGLFRALRTFPMLKGLAQDIEELAPNAVLLNYSNPMSMNMLTVNRTSNIRSVGLCHSVQGTFNELMGYLGENPDDMAFICAGINHMAFYQRIEKNGVDLYPRLFEAMEDPKIYKSNKVRFELMRRLGYFVTESSEHNAEYSSFFMPHGEKVISDFDVPIDEYLRRCDGIVDEFDRMKVLAASDEEMKVHRSHEYGSLIIHSMMTGTPRVVYGNMPNNGAISNLPNDAIVECPTLVDRAGLQFTTVGALDPQLVGYMYPHITQQELFIRAATEGRRDHVYQACMNDPLTAATMPLDKIVEMCDELIEGHGDFLPKLDKKTLVPTSGKQFSPPTPQELRASWDAAQAEKVEDFISDFQIIGPFFGPEKDAVSIDVPTQLEADFLQSGTVDFDRTLGDVKWKPAQAQKGFVNLLKEIADVENAVAYAAFEVESIHQRETVLKTGSDDGIKVWLNGEEVLRIDTNRGHRAGEDETPIFLKAGTNTFLVKIDQKNGGWGFSVQVPKANF; this is encoded by the coding sequence ATGAGTTTGAAAATTGCGATGATCGGCGCTGGCAGCGTCGTATTTTCTAAAAACCTGACCGGCGATATTCTGGGCTTCCCCGAATTCAAAGACGCGACGCTCGCCTATATGGACATCGACGCCGAACGCTTGCAGGTTGGCGCCGATTTGTGCCGCAAAGTCGCAAAAGCCGTGGGCGCAACGCCGACAATCATCGCAACGCAAGACCGTCGCGAAGCCGTCAAAGACGCCGATTTCGTCATTAACATGGTGCAGATTGGCGGCTTCGATTCGACACTCGTCGATTTTGAAATTCCGCGAAAATACGGCCTCAAGTTCACCATCGCCGACACGACCGGCCCCGGCGGTTTGTTCCGCGCGCTTCGCACCTTCCCGATGCTCAAAGGCTTGGCGCAAGACATCGAAGAACTCGCGCCGAATGCGGTTTTGCTCAACTACTCCAACCCGATGAGCATGAACATGTTGACGGTGAATCGCACGTCGAACATTCGTTCGGTCGGTTTGTGCCACAGTGTTCAGGGTACGTTCAACGAACTCATGGGTTATCTGGGCGAAAACCCCGACGACATGGCGTTCATTTGCGCGGGCATCAACCACATGGCCTTTTACCAGCGCATCGAAAAGAATGGCGTCGATTTGTATCCGCGCCTTTTTGAAGCGATGGAAGACCCAAAGATTTACAAGAGCAACAAAGTTCGCTTTGAGCTGATGCGCCGTTTGGGTTATTTCGTGACGGAAAGCAGCGAACATAACGCCGAATACTCCAGCTTCTTCATGCCGCATGGCGAAAAAGTTATCAGCGACTTCGACGTCCCTATCGACGAATACCTGCGCCGATGCGACGGCATCGTCGATGAATTTGATCGGATGAAAGTTCTTGCTGCCTCCGACGAAGAAATGAAAGTTCATCGCTCACACGAATACGGCAGCCTGATTATTCATTCGATGATGACCGGCACGCCGCGCGTGGTTTATGGCAACATGCCTAACAACGGCGCGATTTCCAACCTGCCCAACGACGCCATTGTCGAATGCCCCACCCTCGTAGATCGTGCCGGCTTGCAATTCACAACAGTTGGCGCGCTCGACCCGCAGCTTGTCGGCTATATGTATCCGCACATCACGCAGCAGGAATTGTTTATCCGTGCCGCGACCGAAGGCCGCCGCGATCACGTTTACCAGGCGTGCATGAACGACCCGTTGACAGCTGCCACCATGCCACTCGATAAAATCGTCGAAATGTGCGACGAACTTATCGAAGGACACGGCGACTTTCTACCGAAGCTGGACAAGAAGACGCTCGTCCCCACTTCGGGCAAACAGTTTTCGCCACCGACGCCGCAGGAACTACGCGCTTCGTGGGATGCGGCTCAAGCCGAGAAAGTCGAAGACTTTATCTCCGATTTCCAAATCATCGGCCCTTTCTTCGGACCGGAGAAAGATGCAGTTTCCATCGATGTTCCGACGCAACTCGAAGCCGACTTCCTACAGTCGGGTACGGTCGATTTCGACCGTACTCTCGGCGATGTGAAATGGAAGCCCGCGCAGGCACAGAAAGGCTTTGTGAACCTGCTGAAAGAAATTGCCGATGTCGAAAACGCGGTTGCGTATGCGGCCTTTGAAGTCGAGAGCATTCATCAGCGCGAAACGGTGCTCAAGACCGGCAGCGATGATGGCATCAAGGTGTGGCTGAACGGCGAGGAAGTCTTGCGCATCGATACCAATCGCGGCCATCGCGCGGGCGAGGACGAAACGCCGATTTTCCTCAAGGCCGGAACCAACACGTTTCTGGTAAAAATCGATCAGAAGAATGGTGGCTGGGGCTTTTCGGTCCAAGTTCCGAAAGCGAACTTCTAA
- a CDS encoding AraC family transcriptional regulator — protein sequence MTNESRHHPNAFAAIGARLAQLQRHASAIEFHAGSAWYLLSGMETRTDEGYDWHGLHRGGDAACPHLIFQLTLAGRGALEFDGANYDLRPGHAFAVIVPSDHRYFLPKGASWTFFWLTLQHPYIVPRLAAVLAETGPILPIEAQTRFMMRSITLWEEQFTGSDPLVREQLLFDWMFEFERFARGQLYPQAARDRWLDDVRRRIESSPSSPLDVSALAAAYGLSRSHYSHGFKAATGLSPAAWISYVRLDEAARRLVRSDAKLEAIARATGFGSAGRLSKVFRRRFGLSPGEFRKQMRT from the coding sequence GTGACAAACGAAAGCCGACACCATCCGAATGCCTTTGCTGCCATAGGCGCGCGTCTGGCACAACTACAACGCCACGCCAGTGCAATCGAGTTTCACGCCGGGAGCGCATGGTACTTGCTGTCGGGAATGGAAACGCGCACCGATGAAGGCTACGATTGGCACGGGTTGCATCGAGGCGGCGACGCTGCGTGTCCGCACCTGATCTTTCAGTTGACTCTGGCCGGACGAGGCGCATTGGAATTTGATGGCGCGAATTACGATTTACGCCCCGGTCACGCCTTCGCTGTCATCGTGCCTTCGGATCATCGTTACTTCCTGCCTAAAGGGGCTTCTTGGACGTTTTTCTGGTTGACCTTACAACATCCCTATATCGTCCCGCGATTAGCGGCAGTGTTGGCCGAAACAGGCCCGATTCTGCCCATCGAAGCCCAAACGCGCTTCATGATGCGCAGCATCACATTGTGGGAAGAGCAGTTCACCGGCAGCGACCCGCTGGTGCGTGAGCAGCTTCTTTTCGACTGGATGTTTGAATTCGAGCGTTTTGCGCGTGGCCAGTTATATCCACAGGCCGCGCGCGACCGCTGGCTTGACGATGTGCGGCGGCGTATCGAAAGCAGCCCCTCGTCTCCGCTTGATGTTTCGGCCTTGGCCGCCGCGTATGGACTCTCGCGCAGTCATTACTCACACGGCTTTAAAGCGGCGACGGGGCTTTCTCCTGCTGCGTGGATTTCTTATGTGCGTTTGGATGAGGCTGCACGCCGCCTCGTGCGCAGCGATGCCAAGCTTGAAGCTATCGCGCGCGCGACCGGCTTCGGCAGCGCAGGCCGCCTAAGCAAAGTCTTTCGCCGTCGTTTCGGCCTTTCACCCGGCGAATTTCGCAAGCAAATGCGAACCTAG
- the msrA gene encoding peptide-methionine (S)-S-oxide reductase MsrA, which produces MSTQTAIFAAGCFWGVEDTFRAVEGVLDVEVGYTGGHTETVNYEMLCRKGTGHAEAVKVTFDDSKVGFADLLRVFFESHDPTTPNRQGPDIGDQYRSAIFYTSPEQETEARASIERFQPYFKRPIVTQIVPEAKWHRGEEYHQQYHAKHGGGCKLW; this is translated from the coding sequence ATGTCAACTCAAACTGCGATTTTTGCTGCCGGCTGCTTTTGGGGCGTTGAAGATACGTTTCGTGCCGTCGAAGGCGTACTCGATGTCGAAGTCGGCTACACCGGCGGCCACACCGAAACCGTGAACTACGAAATGCTGTGCCGCAAAGGGACGGGCCACGCTGAAGCCGTCAAAGTCACTTTCGATGACTCCAAAGTGGGATTCGCCGATTTGCTGCGCGTCTTCTTCGAATCGCACGATCCGACGACACCGAACCGGCAGGGGCCAGACATCGGCGACCAGTATCGTAGCGCGATTTTTTACACCTCGCCAGAGCAGGAGACTGAAGCGCGTGCTTCCATTGAACGCTTTCAGCCTTACTTCAAGCGCCCGATTGTGACGCAAATTGTGCCGGAAGCGAAATGGCATCGCGGCGAAGAATATCACCAACAGTATCACGCCAAGCACGGCGGAGGCTGCAAGCTCTGGTAG
- a CDS encoding ferredoxin family protein gives MTGFYVIAEPCIGVKDKSCVDVCPCDCIHGNDDSEQLYINGDECISCGACEAECPVEAIYDESALPEKWKHYVEINAKFFEDNPR, from the coding sequence ATGACCGGATTTTATGTGATTGCCGAACCTTGCATTGGGGTGAAAGATAAGTCGTGTGTTGACGTGTGCCCGTGCGATTGTATTCATGGAAACGACGACAGCGAGCAGCTTTACATCAATGGTGACGAGTGCATTTCGTGTGGAGCGTGCGAAGCCGAATGCCCGGTCGAAGCGATTTACGATGAAAGCGCATTGCCCGAGAAATGGAAGCATTACGTCGAAATTAATGCGAAGTTTTTTGAGGACAACCCGCGCTGA